The Indicator indicator isolate 239-I01 chromosome 32, UM_Iind_1.1, whole genome shotgun sequence genome contains a region encoding:
- the SLC25A34 gene encoding solute carrier family 25 member 34 — MAAGAGALAAIRGTPPASLQELPYPPQNSPRVARGSHTGGVPPAVDLVLGAAAGCLACVLTNPLEVVKTRLQLQGELQPPGTYPRPYRGVLRAVGAVYRADGLRGLQKGLAAGLLYQGLMNGVRFYCYSLAEDAGWTRYPGGTVAAGAVAGAVGAIVGSPAYLVKTHLQAQTLSALAVGHQHNHENISAAFKSIYKQHGVAGLWRGVSGAVPRVAVGSAAQLATFTSAKDWVCEHQWFREGSWAAVLAGGMVSGVAVAVTMTPFDVISTRLYNQPVEADGTGKLYRGFLDCILQISSKEGLLGLYKGIGAVYLRLGPHTVLSLFFWDELRKMVQHQQPPGP, encoded by the exons ATGGCGGCTGGTGCCGGGGCGCTCGCAGCCATCCGCGGCacccccccagcctccctgcaggaacTCCCTTATCCCCCCCAGAACAGCCCCCGGGTGGCACGGGGCTCACACACCGGGGGGGTCCCGCCGGCAGTTGATTTGGTGCTGGGAGCCGCGGCCGGGTGCTTGGCCTGCGTCCTCACCAACCCGCTGGAGGTGGTCAAAACCCGGCTGCAGCTGCAAGGCGAGTTACAGCCCCCCGGCACCTACCCGCGGCCCTACCGGGGAGTCCTGCGGGCCGTGGGGGCTGTGTACCGGGCGGACGGGCTGCGGGGGCTGCAGAAGGGGCTGGCCGCCGGGCTCCTCTATCAGGGGTTGATGAACGGCGTCCGCTTCTATTGCTACTCGCTGGCCGAGGACGCCGGCTGGACTCGCTATCCCGGGGGGACCGTGGCCGCCGGGGCCGTGGCCGGGGCCGTGGGAGCCATCGTGGGCAGCCCCGCGTACCTG gtcaagaccCACCTCCAAGCCCAGACGCTGTCGGCACTGGCTGTGGGTCATCAGCACAACCATGAG aACATCTCCGCAGCTTTCAAGAGCATCTACAAGCAGCACGGCGTGGCAGGGCTGTGGCGGGGGGTGTCGGGCGCCGTGCCCCGTGTGGCCGTGGGCTCGGCCGCCCAGCTCGCCACCTTCACCTCGGCCAAGGACTGGGTCTGCGAGCACCAG TGGTTCCGGGAGGGCAGCTGGGCCGCGGTGCTGGCGGGGGGCATGGTGAGCGGCGTGGCCGTGGCGGTGACCATGACACCCTTCGACGTGATCAGCACTCGTCTGTACAACCAGCCGGTGGAGGCCGACGGCACG GGCAAGCTCTACCGCGGGTTTTTGGATTGCATCCTGCAAATCTCCAGCAAAGAGGGGCTGCTGGGCTTGTACAAGGGCATCGGCGCCGTCTACCTCCGCCTCGGCCCCCACACcgtcctcagcctcttcttttggGACGAGCTCAGGAAGATggtgcagcaccagcagcccccGGGGCCGTAG
- the PLEKHM2 gene encoding pleckstrin homology domain-containing family M member 2 translates to MEPAEVKDRILENISLSVKKLQSYFAACEDETPAIRNHDKVLQRLCEHLDHALLYGLQDLSSGYWVLVVHFTRREAVRQIELLQHVATNLGRSRAWLYLALNENSLESYLRLFQENLSLLHKYYVKNALVCSHDHLTLFLTLVSGLEFIRFDLDLDAPYLDLAPYMPDYYKPQYLLDFEERLPSSVQGSDSLSLNSFNSVTSTNLEWDDSAIAPSSEDYDFGDVFPAMQAMPSRDWEDGDLTDTLSCPRSTASEANGSKASVKSPTQRHNPFNEERAEGTSSTETTPVHTAAQEKAEATPEGTDQSESCTELEVIRLAKKKRTGKKKKAKEPVAACVAAEPEGHPACGAVGVNGLSDREEPPGPPAPEPGPGGRGEGSALGQLALRIPEMKDRSMESLGQPLSKVMDRLSGQLDPGGWSGSPQPPGQPFRTGTPGDTPDRSSPGGFGEGISAPMDFYRFTLESPNAAAAGGGHHDAAGPGQPPHVPGSPEAPEEEAGGEGEAVEAVEESGEASDGPQPGQTDISDPQVLHDAKKEQPSPSQSSAEDSGVEEGQGSPSELSHPSEFRVDNNHLLLLMIHVFRENEEQLFRMIRMSTGHMEGNLQLIYVLLTDCYVYLIRKGAAEKPYMVEEAVSYNELDYISVGLDQQTVTLVCTNRRKQFLLDTADVALTEFFLVSLKSAMIKGCREPPYPSVLTDATMEKLALAKFVAQESKCEACDVVVRFYGLVHWEDPMDEALGPHGSSSSSSAVTKDGVLHYKAGTSYLGKEQWKTCFVVLSNGILYQYPDRTDVTPLLSINMGGEQCGGCRRSNTTDRPHSFQVILTDRPSLELSADNEEDMADWMQYFCQAVSKGVIPQGVAPMPCVPCCLVLTDEKAFTCHEDCQTSFFRSLGTAELTDVTAVSTEAGKEYCILEFAQDSKQFLPPWVLYFSCTTELERFLSALNVAWRNIYQVELLHKAILDATVRKKCEDAQSLIGSAWQRSDSLCRGRAERDPWC, encoded by the exons GCCGGGCATGGCTCTACCTAGCCCTCAATGAAAACTCCTTGGAGAGCTATTTGAGGCTGTTCCAGGAGAACCTGAGCCTGCTGCACAAGTACTATGTCAA GAATGCCCTGGTTTGCAGCCACGACCACCTGACCTTGTTCCTGACGCTGGTGTCTGGGCTGGAGTTCATCCGCTTTGACCTGGACCTG GACGCTCCCTACCTGGACCTGGCCCCATACATGCCAGACTACTACAAGCCTCAGTACCTGCTGGACTTTGAGGAGcgcctgcccagctctgtgcagggCTCTGACAGCCTCTCCCTCAACTCCTTCAACTCTGTCACCTCCACCAACCTGGAATGGGACGACAGTGCCATCGCCCCCTCCAGCGAAG ATTATGATTTTGGAGATGTCTTTCCAGCAATGCAAGCCATGCCCAGCAGAGACTGGGAAG atGGAGACCTCACAGACACCCTCAGCTGCCCACGCTCCACTGCCTCGGAGGCCAACGGCAGCAAGGCCTCCGTGAAGAGCCCCACGCAGCGCCACAACCCCTTCAACGAGGAGAGGGCTGAGGGCACGTCCTCCACTGAGACCACCCCAGTGCACACAGCTGCCCAGGAGAAGGCAGAAGCCACCCCTGAAGGAACAGACCAGTCAGAGAGCTGCACGGAGCTGGAGGTCATCAG GTTAGCCAAGAAGAAGAGAACAGGCAAGAAGAAAAAGGCGAAGGAGCCGGTGGCCGCCTGCGTGGCTGCAGAGCCCGAGGGCCACCCTGCGTGCGGGGCCGTCGGCGTCAATGGACTCAGCGACAGGGAGGAGCCTCCGGGACCCCCCGCGCCGGAGCCCGGCCCCGGCGGGCGGGGGGAGGGCTCCGCCCTGGGCCAGCTGGCTCTGCGCATCCCCGAGATGAAGGACAGGTCCATGGAGAGCCTGGGGCAGCCGCTCAGCAAGGTGATGGACAGGCTGAGCGGGCAGCTGGACCCCGGCGGCTGGAGCGGCTCCCCGCAGCCCCCCGGGCAGCCCTTTCGGACCGGCACGCCAGGGGACACCCCGGACAGATCGTCCCCTGGCGGCTTTGGTGAGGGGATTTCAGCCCCCATGGACTTCTACCGCTTTACCCTCGAGAGTCCAAAcgctgctgcagcaggtggtGGCCACCATGACGCTGCAGGGCCTGGCCAACCGCCACATGTTCCTGGTAGCCCTGAGGCTCCTGAAGAAGAAGCAGgtggagagggagaagcagTTGAGGCGGTAGAGGAGTCTGGAGAGGCAAGTGACGgaccccagcctggccagacaGACATCAGCGACCCCCAGGTTCTCCACGACGCAAAGAaggagcagcccagcccttcccagagcagtgctgaggactcTGGTGTGGAGGAAGGGCAGGGCAGCCCCTCGGAGCTGAGCCACCCCTCTGAGTTCAG GGTGGATAACaaccacctcctgctgctgatgATCCATGTCTTTCGGGAGAACGAGGAGCAGCTGTTCAGG ATGATCCGAATGAGCACTGGGCATATGGAAGGGAACCTGCAGCTGATCTACGTCCTGCTGACCGACTGCTACGTGTATCTGATCCGCAAAG GGGCCGCGGAGAAGCCCTACATGGTGGAGGAGGCTGTGTCCTACAACGAGCTGGACTACATCTCG GTGGGGCTGGATCAGCAGACAGTGACCCTGGTGTGCACCAACCGGAGGAAGCAGTTCCTGCTCGACACTGCCGACGTGGCCCTCACCGA GTTCTTCCTGGTCTCCTTGAAGTCAGCCATGATCAAAGGGTGCCGGGAGCCGCCATACCCCAGCGTCCTCACCGACGCCACCATGGAGAAACTGGCACTTGCCAAGTTTGTGGCCCAGGAGTCCAAGTGTGAG GCCTGTGACGTGGTCGTGCGTTTCTATGGCCTGGTGCACTGGGAGGACCCCATGGACGAGGCGCTGGGACCCCacggcagcagctccagctccagcgcGGTCACCAAGGATGGTGTCCTGCACTACAAGGCTGGCACCTCCTACCTGGGCAAGGAGCAGTGGAAGACCTGCTTCGTGGTGCTGAG CAATGGGATCCTGTACCAGTACCCAGACCGCACGGACGTCACCCCCCTGCTCTCCATCAACATGGG CGGCGAGCAGTGCGGGGGGTGCCGGCGCTCCAACACCACCGACCGGCCCCACTCCTTCCAGGTGATCCTGACGGACAGGCCCTCGCTGGAGCTGAGCGCCGACAACGAGGAGGACATGGCcgactggatgcagtacttctgCCAGGCTGTCTCCAAAGGG GTGATCCCCCAGGGTGTTGCCCCCATGCCTTGTGTGCCCTGCTGCCTGGTGCTGACAGATGAGAAGGCCTTCACCTGCCATGAGGACTGCCAGACCAGCTTCTTCCGCTCGCTGGGCACCGCGGAGCTCACCGACGTCACCGCGGTCTCCACAGAGGCTGGCAAGGAGTACTGCATCCTG GAGTTTGCTCAGGACAGCAAACAGTTCCTGCCCCCCTGGGTCCTCTACTTTAGTTGCACTACAGAACTGGAGAGGTTCCTCTCGGCGCTGAACGTTGCATGGAGGAACATCTACCAG GTTGAGCTCCTGCACAAGGCCATTCTGGACGCCACTGTCAGGAAGAAATGCGAAgatgcccagagcctcatcggCAGCGCCTGGCAGCGCAGCGACAGCCTCTGCCGCGGCCGGGCCGAGCGGGACCCCTGGTGCTAG